CTGCACGCCGACCCCGGCTTCCCGCTGGTGGTCGGCGAGCGGATCTCGGTGGGCCACAACGCGGTGCTGCACGGCTGCACGGTCGAGGACGACGTGCTGGTGGGGATGAACGCCACCGTGCTGAACGGCGCCCTGATCGGCGCCGGCTCGCTGGTCGCGGCCGGCGCAGTGGTCCCGCAGGGCATGGTGGTCCCGCCCGGCTCGCTGGTCGCGGGCGTCCCGGCCAAGGTCCGCCGCGAGCTGAGCGAGGACGAACGCACGGGCATCAAGGCCAACGGCGAGGGCTACCAGCTGCTGGCCGGCGCCCACCGGGAGATCACCGGGAACTGACCGGGGTGGCGGGCCCCGGGGGAGCGCCCGGCGGAC
The genomic region above belongs to Streptomyces sp. 1331.2 and contains:
- a CDS encoding gamma carbonic anhydrase family protein, with product MAEPLIAAVGGRAPAVDPSAFVAPNAVVVGDVTVGAGASVWYGAVLRGDAESISVGAGSNIQDNCTLHADPGFPLVVGERISVGHNAVLHGCTVEDDVLVGMNATVLNGALIGAGSLVAAGAVVPQGMVVPPGSLVAGVPAKVRRELSEDERTGIKANGEGYQLLAGAHREITGN